Genomic segment of Methanolobus mangrovi:
TAGCAAGTCCGTTCCTGTTCTCTTTGCTTATTTCCATCACAGTGCTTGTAATATCGTGTCCATGCGCCGTGGGACTTGCGACACCTGCTGCTATTATGGTGGGTACTGGAAAAGGAGCTGAGAACGGTATACTCATAAAAGGTGGTGAAGCCCTTGAGAGAACACTGAAGATAGACACCATTGTGTTCGACAAGACAGGAACTCTCACAAAAGGCAAACCGGAGCTTACAGATATTGTACTAACTGCCGGTCATGACAAAGACGAAGTACTTGCAATTGCTGCAAGTGCTGAAAAAGGCTCAGAGCATCCCCTTGGAGAAGCCATTGTGAAGGCAGCCGAGGAAAAGAAACTGGAAATAATGAATGTAGATACTTTCAACTCCATTGCAGGACACGGTGTTGAAGCTACTATCGAAGGCAAGCGGATTCTTCTGGGAACCCGCAAGCTCATGGAAGACAATGATGTTGATACCGTATCGCTAATCGAGAACATGGAAAGCCTTGAAGCACAAGGCAAGACGGCCATGATAGTTGCAGAGGAAGGACAAGCTATCGGCCTGGTTGCCGTTGCTGACACCCTCAAGGAAAACTCCAAAGAAGCCGTTGAAAAGCTACAGAGTATGGACATCGAGGTTGTGATGATAACAGGAGACAACCGCAGGACAGCAGATGCCATAGCATCCCAGCTTAGCATCAGGAGAGTGCTGTCTGAAGTGCTTCCCGGTGACAAGGCATCAGAGATCAGGAAGCTTCAGGACGAAGGTAGGATCGTTGCAATGGTGGGAGACGGCATCAATGATGCACCTGCACTCACTCAATCTGACATCGGTATTGCAATGGGAGCAGGAACCGATGTTGCAATGGAATCCGCACAGATAGTCCTGATAAAGAACGACCTGAGAGATGTGCTTGCATCCATAAGGTTAAGCCGCCTGACCATGAACAAGATCAAGCAGAACCTGTTCTGGGCATTCGGTTACAACAGCGTTGGCATCCCGCTTGCAGCCGGCATACTGTATCCGTTCATCACCAAGATAGTAATCAGCCCTGAACTTGCAGCGGCTTTCATGGCTATGAGCTCTGTATCGGTCACAACCAATTCCCTGCTTATGAAACGCAGCAGGATAAAATAAGGAGATGGTCACATGAATAAAGTTTCAGGGAACAATACAGGAAAATACACACTTATCGCAAGCATAGCTTCATCACTTTTGCTTGTGATCGTTTTTACAGTACTTTCTTTCAGTGTGAACAGTTCCAGAACAATACCACTATACAGTCAGGTGGATATCATTGCGGGCATGGTCTTTGTGTTCATTCTGAGTATGATAGTAGCGGCCTCGGTGTGGCCTGGAATTATTGAGAAAAGAGCAAAGAACAACTCTAAATAAAAAGATCAGAGGAAAAAATCATTCCTCTAGATCTATATGTGGATTGATGTCGCACCCAGTACATGGCAGGCACATCGTATCAAAAGTATCGGCGCGCAGACCATACTCATCCAGTTTTTCCTTCAGGAAACGGTTTAGATGCAGCAACCTTTCTGCAGATGGCCTCTCTATTGTGACCTCACCCTGACGCAACGGATGTCTGGCGGCTGCCCTGAGAATTGGCACAACTCCTATTGATACGAGTTCCTCAATACCTTTCTCTGCGGACTCATCTGTTTCACCAAGACCTATTATGAAATTGGAGCAGACCTTGTTCTTTCCGAATATCTCGACTCCTTGCCTTAATGCATCAAGCAGGAATTCAAGGTCCTGGTCAGGACAGACCTTTGCATGAATCTCACGGTCCATGGTCTCAACATTGTATTTTAGCTCGCTTGCACCAGCCGCCTTGAGTCTGCGGGTGGAGTCTTCGGTCGGATATACTGAAACACCGATAGGAACATTGTATAGTTCCCGAAGCCTGCGGATGAGTTCTTCAGCCCTGTCAACCTCGTCCTCCGCGGAGACTTCAACGCCTGACGTAATGGAGATTGCATTCATCCTGCCGGTTTTGTGGGCATCTTCGATCATCTTTAGCATCTGATCCATGGTCTTGACCTTGCCCCCAAGCTTTGGAACAGGACAGAACTTACAGTCAAAGATACATTTCTCACACATGGTGATGAAAGCCTGATCCGGGCAGTGGATGAGTTCTTCTTCAATACTGCCTCTTGCGATCTCAACACCGTCCTTTCTTATCACAAGTTCCCCATCTTCGATTTCTGCATTTAATGGGGATTCTTTTTTAACAGCGAGACGCACACGGTGCCCTCCTGAATTGAAAAAGAAGGCAACATTGCCGGCTCCCGGTCCGGCTGTAGGAATGGTTAACCAATGGATAAGAGCAGGGTCCATATTTACGGAACCTACCGAGATGAGCTGTGCTTTGGTTTCTGGTTTCATGAATTCTCCGTTACCAAATGTATGGCCGTTTTTACTAATATACCTATACAGGCTATTTTTGCCGGGAATACTTTATTGTTTCCCCAAACTGATCCAGACCACAGCGGTCAATGACATCGCCAAGCCTTTCCCCTTCAAGAGCATTTTCGCGATAATAGTCAATGGTCTTTTCAAGAATATCAAATACAACTTCCTCGTTGCCTGTTCTAAAAAACATATCACCCATACGTGGCCTTTTACCCACCTTGCCACCAACAAATATCGTGTATCCCTGCCCCTTTACCTGCATGGCATCTTTGCGGCAGGCTTTCACGCATAAACCGCATGATACACATTTGTGCATGTCAAGATACAGGCTTCCATTATCTATTGTAATGGCAGACATCTCGCAGGCTTTCTCACACAGCCTGCACATGACACAGTTTTCTTCAATGAAGACAGGGTCTGTAAAACCCATGATACCAAAGTCGTTTTCCTGAACTTTCAGGCAGGATGCGGGACAACCGGTGACTGCTATTTTGAACTTATATGGAACCGGTTTTCCAAAGTAGAGCTTATCTATTTTTTCGCATATTCCCTGACAGTCGATAAGACCGCGTTTGCACACCCTGTCACCCTGACATGCCACAACCGCTCTTATCTTTTTACCGGAGGCTCCGGGACCAATTCCCGCAGAGTTCATTTGCTCACTGGCAGCATCTGTGTTTTCAAGATGAACGAACGGTATCTCTATGCCCTGGCGTGAGGTTACGTGTACATAACCCTTACCATACCGGTCAGCAGCATCGGCTACTGCCCTGAGATAGTCGGATGTCAGATTGCCGCCTGCTGCATGCAAGCGCATGGAAAAGTAGTCATCCTGCCTCTGGGAAAGGAAACCTTTGTCCTTGAGCAGGTCTTTATCTGTATTTTTTGCCATTTGGGTCACTTTCTGTTCCAGTTAATATGGAATTTACTTGAAACGCCTTTTAATGCGGAGGAAATAATTAAGGCTG
This window contains:
- a CDS encoding radical SAM protein, which codes for MKPETKAQLISVGSVNMDPALIHWLTIPTAGPGAGNVAFFFNSGGHRVRLAVKKESPLNAEIEDGELVIRKDGVEIARGSIEEELIHCPDQAFITMCEKCIFDCKFCPVPKLGGKVKTMDQMLKMIEDAHKTGRMNAISITSGVEVSAEDEVDRAEELIRRLRELYNVPIGVSVYPTEDSTRRLKAAGASELKYNVETMDREIHAKVCPDQDLEFLLDALRQGVEIFGKNKVCSNFIIGLGETDESAEKGIEELVSIGVVPILRAAARHPLRQGEVTIERPSAERLLHLNRFLKEKLDEYGLRADTFDTMCLPCTGCDINPHIDLEE
- a CDS encoding 4Fe-4S binding protein yields the protein MAKNTDKDLLKDKGFLSQRQDDYFSMRLHAAGGNLTSDYLRAVADAADRYGKGYVHVTSRQGIEIPFVHLENTDAASEQMNSAGIGPGASGKKIRAVVACQGDRVCKRGLIDCQGICEKIDKLYFGKPVPYKFKIAVTGCPASCLKVQENDFGIMGFTDPVFIEENCVMCRLCEKACEMSAITIDNGSLYLDMHKCVSCGLCVKACRKDAMQVKGQGYTIFVGGKVGKRPRMGDMFFRTGNEEVVFDILEKTIDYYRENALEGERLGDVIDRCGLDQFGETIKYSRQK